The proteins below come from a single Cupriavidus pauculus genomic window:
- a CDS encoding alpha/beta fold hydrolase — MQFAESNGVRLFVESTGTGAPIVFVHEFAGDYRNYDDQVRFFGPHFRCITFNARGYPPSDVPSDVEQYGQAFAVEDIAGVMRWAGVESAHIVGVSMGGYATLNFGLTYPEKARSLTIVGAGHGSDPARREQFLRDSGELAERLVTLGMEQGIVHYANSPIRRRFKEKNPRGFEQFNRQFAEHSALGSSLTTRGYQMRRKTIYELEAQMRALRVPALIVTGDDDEPCIEPALFMKRTIPDARLWVVPRTTHAVNLEEPEAFNRVVFDFISAVERDGASRHA, encoded by the coding sequence ATGCAGTTTGCGGAATCCAACGGCGTACGGCTTTTCGTCGAGTCCACCGGCACTGGCGCGCCGATCGTCTTTGTCCACGAGTTCGCGGGCGACTACCGCAACTATGACGATCAGGTGCGCTTCTTCGGGCCGCACTTCCGGTGCATCACGTTCAATGCCCGTGGCTATCCGCCTTCCGATGTGCCCAGCGACGTCGAGCAGTACGGCCAGGCGTTCGCGGTGGAGGATATCGCCGGCGTGATGCGCTGGGCGGGTGTCGAGAGCGCCCATATCGTCGGCGTATCGATGGGTGGCTACGCCACGCTCAACTTCGGCCTGACGTATCCGGAGAAAGCCCGCTCGCTGACGATCGTCGGCGCGGGCCACGGCTCGGACCCCGCGCGGCGCGAGCAATTCCTGCGGGACAGCGGCGAGCTCGCGGAGCGTCTCGTCACGCTCGGCATGGAGCAGGGCATCGTCCACTACGCCAACAGCCCGATCCGCCGCCGCTTCAAGGAGAAGAACCCGCGCGGATTCGAGCAGTTCAATCGCCAGTTCGCCGAACACTCGGCGCTGGGCTCCTCGCTGACCACGCGCGGATACCAGATGCGCCGCAAGACCATTTACGAACTGGAGGCCCAGATGCGCGCGTTGCGCGTGCCCGCGCTGATCGTGACCGGCGATGACGACGAACCCTGCATCGAGCCCGCGCTGTTCATGAAGCGCACGATTCCGGACGCACGGCTCTGGGTCGTGCCGCGCACCACGCATGCGGTGAACCTCGAAGAGCCCGAAGCATTCAACCGCGTGGTGTTCGATTTCATCAGCGCGGTGGAGCGAGACGGAGCGTCGCGCCATGCGTGA
- a CDS encoding acyl-CoA thioesterase has translation MRDATRADYPHLATVQTRWMDNDVYGHVNNVTYYSYFDTAVNQYLIERGVLDIHGGRVVGLVVDTGCSYFRSVAFPDRLEIGVRVAKLGNSSVRYEVAVFREGDAAICAAGHFVHVYVDRDSGRPVPVPADTRIALAALCF, from the coding sequence ATGCGTGACGCGACGCGCGCGGACTACCCGCATCTGGCCACGGTGCAGACGCGCTGGATGGACAACGACGTGTATGGCCACGTCAACAACGTCACCTATTACAGCTACTTCGACACCGCGGTGAACCAGTACCTGATCGAGCGGGGCGTGCTCGATATCCATGGCGGAAGGGTCGTGGGTCTGGTCGTCGATACCGGCTGCTCGTACTTCCGCTCCGTCGCTTTCCCCGACCGTCTAGAGATCGGCGTGCGCGTGGCGAAGCTCGGCAATTCGAGCGTGCGCTACGAGGTGGCGGTATTCCGCGAGGGGGACGCGGCAATCTGCGCGGCTGGCCACTTCGTGCATGTGTATGTGGATCGGGATTCCGGACGGCCGGTACCGGTGCCCGCGGATACGCGCATTGCGCTGGCGGCACTATGCTTCTGA
- a CDS encoding NAD(P)/FAD-dependent oxidoreductase yields the protein MQRIIVVGGGFGGLWSAVGAARRLREAGAAQASVEVVLIDPHPHHRIRVRNYEADLASTLVPYAEVLDPIGVRHIMGEVTGIDADAQTVAVREGGETRPLPYARLVVATGSRLARPPIPGLQHAFDIDTYDGATRLRDHVGRLSALPPVEGRFTALVIGAGLTGIELALELPHRLREAAGSGEHADCRTILADRNAQIGAAMGGAQPVIERACRELGIEMWPGFSVASIDASGATLTDGTYVPASTVVWCGGMRAHPLNASLPVTLDAMGRLPVDTFMRVHGIPNVFAAGDAAEALIDGEHPSVMSCQHARPMGRFAGHNAAAEWLGEPMLPLSIDWYTTILDLGPWGAVYTEGWDRRLVAEGEVAKKTKFVINHARIYPPRTGNAEEILLAGAPVVQRPPAYGDGGARH from the coding sequence ATGCAACGCATCATTGTCGTGGGCGGCGGTTTCGGCGGATTGTGGAGCGCGGTAGGTGCGGCGCGCAGGCTTCGCGAAGCGGGTGCCGCGCAAGCCAGTGTCGAGGTCGTCTTGATCGATCCCCACCCGCATCACAGGATACGGGTGCGCAACTATGAAGCGGACCTGGCCAGCACGCTCGTGCCCTACGCGGAGGTGCTGGACCCGATCGGAGTCCGGCACATCATGGGGGAGGTGACCGGCATCGACGCCGACGCGCAAACCGTCGCGGTGCGAGAGGGCGGCGAGACGCGGCCCTTGCCGTATGCGCGGCTCGTCGTCGCCACCGGTAGCCGGCTGGCGCGGCCCCCCATTCCCGGCCTGCAACATGCGTTCGACATCGACACCTACGATGGCGCCACACGCCTTCGCGATCATGTCGGCCGGCTGTCCGCGCTGCCGCCCGTGGAGGGCCGCTTTACCGCGCTCGTCATCGGCGCGGGGCTGACCGGCATCGAACTGGCACTGGAGCTTCCCCACCGTCTGCGTGAGGCCGCGGGATCGGGCGAGCATGCCGATTGCCGGACCATCCTCGCGGACCGCAACGCACAGATCGGCGCGGCCATGGGAGGTGCCCAGCCCGTGATCGAACGCGCATGCCGCGAACTCGGCATCGAGATGTGGCCCGGTTTCTCCGTCGCGTCCATCGATGCGTCGGGTGCGACGCTGACGGACGGGACCTATGTGCCCGCATCGACGGTCGTATGGTGCGGCGGCATGCGCGCGCATCCGCTCAATGCGTCGCTGCCCGTCACGCTCGATGCCATGGGCAGGCTGCCCGTGGACACGTTTATGCGCGTCCACGGTATTCCCAACGTGTTCGCCGCGGGCGACGCCGCCGAGGCCCTGATCGACGGCGAGCATCCGTCGGTCATGTCCTGCCAGCACGCGCGGCCCATGGGCCGCTTTGCCGGGCATAACGCCGCGGCCGAGTGGCTGGGCGAACCCATGCTTCCGCTCAGCATCGACTGGTACACGACGATCCTCGATCTCGGGCCCTGGGGCGCCGTGTACACGGAAGGGTGGGATCGGCGCCTCGTTGCGGAAGGCGAGGTCGCCAAGAAGACCAAGTTCGTCATCAACCACGCGCGCATCTATCCGCCCAGAACCGGGAACGCCGAGGAGATACTGCTGGCGGGCGCCCCCGTCGTGCAGCGGCCGCCCGCCTATGGCGACGGCGGCGCGCGTCACTGA
- a CDS encoding tripartite tricarboxylate transporter substrate binding protein: MIRSLARRRLLAQAAACLILGSAAFPSAHAESYPSRPVTVVVAFAPGGMTDIVGRLLAAELGEAFKQSFVVENRPGAAGQIATEYVARRPADGYTLLLSATGHVIGPAVQKSVRYRPVLDFEPIALIAKAPNMLVVNPAVPVHTVPEFVKWAKEQGSVPYGSAGAGGSTHLAGELFRHMTGAPLVHVPYKGASPSTSAVVAGQIPVVFQDSMSVSAFVAAGKLRPIAVTGAERSKLFPDVPTIAEAGYKNFDAYTWLGLYAPAGTPKDIVARLNAEVNRIMASPDMVAKLKRQQAEAAGGLSPAAFRDYVGEEVAKWRNTVKLTGVQIEQ; encoded by the coding sequence ATGATCCGAAGCCTCGCCCGCCGACGCCTGTTGGCGCAGGCCGCTGCCTGCCTGATTCTGGGCAGCGCCGCCTTTCCGTCCGCGCACGCCGAATCCTATCCCTCCAGGCCGGTCACCGTCGTGGTGGCCTTCGCGCCCGGGGGAATGACCGATATCGTGGGCCGCCTGCTGGCTGCGGAACTCGGCGAGGCATTCAAGCAGAGCTTTGTCGTCGAGAACCGGCCCGGCGCCGCGGGTCAGATCGCGACCGAGTACGTCGCCCGGCGGCCCGCGGACGGTTACACGCTGCTGCTCAGCGCCACGGGGCACGTCATCGGACCCGCCGTGCAGAAGTCGGTCCGCTATCGCCCGGTGCTGGACTTCGAACCCATCGCGCTGATCGCCAAGGCGCCGAACATGCTCGTCGTGAACCCCGCCGTGCCGGTCCACACCGTGCCCGAGTTCGTCAAATGGGCGAAGGAGCAGGGGAGCGTGCCCTATGGTTCGGCGGGCGCGGGCGGTTCGACCCATCTGGCCGGCGAACTGTTCCGGCATATGACCGGTGCCCCGCTCGTGCACGTGCCGTACAAGGGCGCATCGCCATCGACCAGCGCGGTGGTGGCGGGACAGATTCCCGTGGTGTTCCAGGACTCCATGAGCGTGTCCGCCTTCGTCGCCGCGGGCAAGCTGCGGCCGATCGCCGTGACCGGCGCCGAGCGCAGCAAGCTGTTCCCCGACGTGCCGACGATCGCCGAGGCCGGCTACAAGAACTTCGATGCCTATACGTGGCTCGGCCTTTATGCACCGGCGGGCACGCCGAAGGACATCGTCGCGCGATTGAATGCCGAAGTGAATCGCATCATGGCGTCGCCCGACATGGTCGCCAAGCTCAAGCGGCAACAGGCGGAAGCGGCTGGTGGCCTGAGTCCGGCCGCGTTTCGCGACTACGTCGGGGAGGAAGTGGCCAAGTGGCGGAACACGGTGAAGCTCACCGGCGTGCAGATCGAGCAATGA
- a CDS encoding Zn-ribbon domain-containing OB-fold protein, translated as MSAPMNRTEETTTSADARYFGRLAEGVFEIPRCRACDRFHFFPRVVCPFCGADDLQWVAPSGYGRVYSTTVVRGKERSHNVSLVDLDEGPRLMSRVVDIDPGEVKIGARVKARIGREGDEALLEFVPAGGAQ; from the coding sequence ATGAGCGCGCCCATGAATCGTACAGAGGAGACCACCACAAGTGCCGACGCACGATATTTCGGCCGGCTTGCCGAGGGCGTCTTCGAGATCCCCCGATGCCGCGCGTGCGACCGGTTTCATTTTTTCCCGCGCGTCGTCTGTCCGTTCTGCGGTGCGGACGATCTGCAGTGGGTGGCGCCATCCGGTTATGGCCGCGTGTACTCGACCACGGTGGTCCGAGGGAAGGAGCGCTCCCACAACGTATCCCTCGTCGACCTCGACGAGGGGCCGCGCCTGATGAGCCGCGTCGTCGATATCGATCCCGGCGAGGTGAAGATTGGCGCCCGGGTGAAGGCGCGTATCGGGCGGGAAGGCGACGAAGCGTTGCTGGAATTCGTACCTGCGGGAGGCGCGCAATGA